A DNA window from Brassica napus cultivar Da-Ae chromosome C1, Da-Ae, whole genome shotgun sequence contains the following coding sequences:
- the LOC106399397 gene encoding probable polygalacturonase At3g15720 isoform X1, with amino-acid sequence MKCLKTLFSMIIIVSCHLEYGDGRRILRIKDFITDTNHKNVDYSQVFQKAWKGLCEGEGEGTGGSSLVINENEKYTIQPQLFEGPCVSSYIHIQIDGKIEAPKRPKQWGNKRTESWLMFKNVESLFINGSGVLDPHGETWWRSVRHSKRPRTLSFKQCTDIIYNGLTQYNSPKNHISVYGCTNATLSNLTLLAPEKSPNTDGIGISLSHNIRILDSSIQTGDDCIAITGERGGSSDINITRVACGPGHGISIGSLGKGDIDDTVENVIVRSCSFWGTQNGARIKTWHGGKGLAKNILFENITVTNTKYPIIIDQHYSNGGTGHVKGNAVKVSDVTFRYIEGTSASKIAIKLDCDENQGCHNIVMEHIKLTSAKPGKKLSAYCKFADVKASFVNIHINCGLYPQLLPLFPSLPKII; translated from the exons ATGAAGTGTTTGAAAACATTATTCTCAATGATTATAATTGTATCGTGTCATCTGGAATACGGAGATGGCCGGAGGATTCTAAGGATCAAAGATTTCATAACTGATACTAACCATAAAAACGTTGATTATTCACAA gTATTTCAAAAAGCATGGAAAGGGTTATGCGAAGGTGAAGGTGAAGGGACTGGCGGGTCATCGCTAGTGATAAATGAGAATGAAAAATACACTATACAACCACAACTGTTTGAAGGTCCATGCGTATCTTCTTACATTCATATTCAG ATCGATGGGAAAATAGAAGCGCCGAAGAGACCAAAACAGTGGGGAAACAAACGAACTGAGAGTTGGTTAATGTTCAAGAACGTGGAAAGTCTCTTCATCAACGGCTCAGGTGTCCTTGACCCCCATGGAGAAACTTGGTGGCGATCTGTTCGTCACTCTAAACGACCCAGA ACACTTAGCTTTAAGCAATGCACCGACATAATATATAATGGGCTAACTCAATACAATAGTCCAAAGAATCACATTTCAGTCTATGGTTGCACCAATGCAACTTTATCAAATCTTACTTTGCTAGCACCCGAGAAGAGTCCAAACACTGATGGCATTGGTATTTCTCTTTCACACAATATTCGTATCTTAGACTCGTCTATCCAAACTG GTGATGATTGTATTGCAATTACTGGTGAGCGTGGTGGTTCTTCCGACATCAACATTACTCGTGTGGCATGTGGTCCAGGTCATGGTATCAG CATTGGAAGTTTGGGCAAAGGTGATATAGATGACACTGTTGAGAACGTGATCGTAAGAAGCTGCAGCTTTTGGGGAACTCAAAATGGGGCAAGAATCAAGACTTggcat GGAGGAAAAGGGTTAGCCaagaatatattatttgaaaatattacgGTAACAAATACTAAATACCCCATAATCATCGATCAACATTACTCTAATGGTGGCACTGGTCATGTCAAG GGGAATGCGGTGAAAGTAAGCGACGTAACATTCAGATATATTGAAGGGACTTCAGCAAGTAAAATTGCAATAAAGCTAGACTGTGATGAAAATCAAGGGTGTCATAACATCGTGATGGAACATATCAAACTCACATCTGCAAAGCCGGGGAAGAAACTCTCTGCATATTGTAAATTTGCAGATGTGAAAGCTTCATTCGTTAACATCCATATAAACTGTGGTTTATATCCTCAACTTTTGCCGTTGTTTCCTTCTCTTCCAAAAATTATTTAG
- the LOC106399397 gene encoding probable polygalacturonase At3g15720 isoform X2, which yields MKCLKTLFSMIIIVSCHLEYGDGRRILRIKDFITDTNHKNVDYSQVFQKAWKGLCEGEGEGTGGSSLVINENEKYTIQPQLFEGPCVSSYIHIQIDGKIEAPKRPKQWGNKRTESWLMFKNVESLFINGSGVLDPHGETWWRSVRHSKRPRTLSFKQCTDIIYNGLTQYNSPKNHISVYGCTNATLSNLTLLAPEKSPNTDGIGDDCIAITGERGGSSDINITRVACGPGHGISIGSLGKGDIDDTVENVIVRSCSFWGTQNGARIKTWHGGKGLAKNILFENITVTNTKYPIIIDQHYSNGGTGHVKGNAVKVSDVTFRYIEGTSASKIAIKLDCDENQGCHNIVMEHIKLTSAKPGKKLSAYCKFADVKASFVNIHINCGLYPQLLPLFPSLPKII from the exons ATGAAGTGTTTGAAAACATTATTCTCAATGATTATAATTGTATCGTGTCATCTGGAATACGGAGATGGCCGGAGGATTCTAAGGATCAAAGATTTCATAACTGATACTAACCATAAAAACGTTGATTATTCACAA gTATTTCAAAAAGCATGGAAAGGGTTATGCGAAGGTGAAGGTGAAGGGACTGGCGGGTCATCGCTAGTGATAAATGAGAATGAAAAATACACTATACAACCACAACTGTTTGAAGGTCCATGCGTATCTTCTTACATTCATATTCAG ATCGATGGGAAAATAGAAGCGCCGAAGAGACCAAAACAGTGGGGAAACAAACGAACTGAGAGTTGGTTAATGTTCAAGAACGTGGAAAGTCTCTTCATCAACGGCTCAGGTGTCCTTGACCCCCATGGAGAAACTTGGTGGCGATCTGTTCGTCACTCTAAACGACCCAGA ACACTTAGCTTTAAGCAATGCACCGACATAATATATAATGGGCTAACTCAATACAATAGTCCAAAGAATCACATTTCAGTCTATGGTTGCACCAATGCAACTTTATCAAATCTTACTTTGCTAGCACCCGAGAAGAGTCCAAACACTGATGGCATTG GTGATGATTGTATTGCAATTACTGGTGAGCGTGGTGGTTCTTCCGACATCAACATTACTCGTGTGGCATGTGGTCCAGGTCATGGTATCAG CATTGGAAGTTTGGGCAAAGGTGATATAGATGACACTGTTGAGAACGTGATCGTAAGAAGCTGCAGCTTTTGGGGAACTCAAAATGGGGCAAGAATCAAGACTTggcat GGAGGAAAAGGGTTAGCCaagaatatattatttgaaaatattacgGTAACAAATACTAAATACCCCATAATCATCGATCAACATTACTCTAATGGTGGCACTGGTCATGTCAAG GGGAATGCGGTGAAAGTAAGCGACGTAACATTCAGATATATTGAAGGGACTTCAGCAAGTAAAATTGCAATAAAGCTAGACTGTGATGAAAATCAAGGGTGTCATAACATCGTGATGGAACATATCAAACTCACATCTGCAAAGCCGGGGAAGAAACTCTCTGCATATTGTAAATTTGCAGATGTGAAAGCTTCATTCGTTAACATCCATATAAACTGTGGTTTATATCCTCAACTTTTGCCGTTGTTTCCTTCTCTTCCAAAAATTATTTAG
- the LOC106399397 gene encoding probable polygalacturonase At3g15720 isoform X3, whose product MKCLKTLFSMIIIVSCHLEYGDGRRILRIKDFITDTNHKNVDYSQVFQKAWKGLCEGEGEGTGGSSLVINENEKYTIQPQLFEGPCVSSYIHIQIDGKIEAPKRPKQWGNKRTESWLMFKNVESLFINGSGVLDPHGETWWRSVRHSKRPRTLSFKQCTDIIYNGLTQYNSPKNHISVYGCTNATLSNLTLLAPEKSPNTDGIGISLSHNIRILDSSIQTGDDCIAITGERGGSSDINITRVACGPGHGISIGSLGKGDIDDTVENVIVRSCSFWGTQNGARIKTWHGNAVKVSDVTFRYIEGTSASKIAIKLDCDENQGCHNIVMEHIKLTSAKPGKKLSAYCKFADVKASFVNIHINCGLYPQLLPLFPSLPKII is encoded by the exons ATGAAGTGTTTGAAAACATTATTCTCAATGATTATAATTGTATCGTGTCATCTGGAATACGGAGATGGCCGGAGGATTCTAAGGATCAAAGATTTCATAACTGATACTAACCATAAAAACGTTGATTATTCACAA gTATTTCAAAAAGCATGGAAAGGGTTATGCGAAGGTGAAGGTGAAGGGACTGGCGGGTCATCGCTAGTGATAAATGAGAATGAAAAATACACTATACAACCACAACTGTTTGAAGGTCCATGCGTATCTTCTTACATTCATATTCAG ATCGATGGGAAAATAGAAGCGCCGAAGAGACCAAAACAGTGGGGAAACAAACGAACTGAGAGTTGGTTAATGTTCAAGAACGTGGAAAGTCTCTTCATCAACGGCTCAGGTGTCCTTGACCCCCATGGAGAAACTTGGTGGCGATCTGTTCGTCACTCTAAACGACCCAGA ACACTTAGCTTTAAGCAATGCACCGACATAATATATAATGGGCTAACTCAATACAATAGTCCAAAGAATCACATTTCAGTCTATGGTTGCACCAATGCAACTTTATCAAATCTTACTTTGCTAGCACCCGAGAAGAGTCCAAACACTGATGGCATTGGTATTTCTCTTTCACACAATATTCGTATCTTAGACTCGTCTATCCAAACTG GTGATGATTGTATTGCAATTACTGGTGAGCGTGGTGGTTCTTCCGACATCAACATTACTCGTGTGGCATGTGGTCCAGGTCATGGTATCAG CATTGGAAGTTTGGGCAAAGGTGATATAGATGACACTGTTGAGAACGTGATCGTAAGAAGCTGCAGCTTTTGGGGAACTCAAAATGGGGCAAGAATCAAGACTTggcat GGGAATGCGGTGAAAGTAAGCGACGTAACATTCAGATATATTGAAGGGACTTCAGCAAGTAAAATTGCAATAAAGCTAGACTGTGATGAAAATCAAGGGTGTCATAACATCGTGATGGAACATATCAAACTCACATCTGCAAAGCCGGGGAAGAAACTCTCTGCATATTGTAAATTTGCAGATGTGAAAGCTTCATTCGTTAACATCCATATAAACTGTGGTTTATATCCTCAACTTTTGCCGTTGTTTCCTTCTCTTCCAAAAATTATTTAG
- the BNAC01G06150D gene encoding uncharacterized protein BNAC01G06150D encodes MFDGILGRGFAPKGKPLIKLTKNRIDVLRRKRTATIKFLKGDFADLISNGRDVNAYTRAGGLLDELRHLWNLDFVESTCDFVYKQLSTMQKMEECPEDCREAVSSLMFAAAGFSELPELRELRQMFHEKYADSLSVFVNQELVENMTSKPFSLEKKVKLMEDVASEYAIRWDSKAFEKRILRQNGSSVKDTTHEKHKSLDGSVALPSERKKDVASERRDPFFRPDNYQNGLREHQRGLASKDKSDDVRHASRSDIKDDRAERKEFHLQPKHKSSRGRPQPIFNEGDTIVMKIKRENLVQGVGHQNGEAAAAPKKTEVTEKHKRSSTKTEDKLVLGFKQESFFKGYKHEDGEEHAPQKVEDNLSMPPKPRSKRTPSIDSVRRHRSDHERRENTVPVREGTEKNSPAGNIKGGGDGYDPARKFEERETERMMKSLPPPPYVKPNGKAKIEKPEASAYPKARFDGEEGKCPDTDKKVSEAGQHQVNDRDDQSLKRRSSRRKHIVQTGDGDDTRSSRRREHSRKGLQVLVDEDEKDSEEKMMDKLLMHYSKKPSSYEESKSRRSHHRKAEGEEIHHPARSLSLPSEQFAGPSEPAKTFARAASFQPERSEAKHVHPKLPDYEDLAARFAELKGR; translated from the exons ATGTTTGACGGTATCTTAGGCCGCGGATTCGCTCCCAAGGg GAAGCCACTGATAAAACTGACGAAGAATCGGATCGATGTTCTTCGGAGGAAGAGGACCGCCACGATCAAGTTTCTCAAGGGAGATTTTGCCGATCTTATCTCTAATGGCCGTGACGTCAATGCTTATACCAGG GCGGGAGGGCTTCTTGATGAACTAAGGCATCTCTGGAATCTTGATTTCGTCGAGAGCACTTGTGATTTCGTGTATAAGCAACTCTCTACGATGCAGAAGATGGA GGAATGTCCAGAAGATTGTCGTGAAGCTGTGTCGTCGTTAATGTTTGCAGCCGCTGGATTTTCTGAATTGCCTGAGCTGCGTGAGCTGAGGCAGATGTTTCACGAGAAGTACGCAGATTCACTTAGTGTGTTTGTCAATCAAGAG cTTGTTGAGAATATGACATCAAAGCCATTTTCTTTGGAGAAGAAAGTGAAGTTGATGGAAGATGTTGCATCGGAGTATGCTATTCGTTGGGATTCTAAAGCTTTTGAGAAGAGGATCTTGAGGCAAAATGGTAGTTCAGTAAAG GATACCACTCACGAGAAGCACAAGTCTTTAGACGGAAGCGTGGCCTTGCCATCAGAAAGGAAAAAGGATGTTGCATCAGAGAGAAGGGATCCTTTCTTTCGACCGGATAATTATCAGAATGGTCTCAGAGAACATCAGCGTGGGCTAGCATCTAAAGATAAGTCAGATGATGTTCGTCACGCCTCCAGATCGGATATCAAGGATGACAGGGCAGAGAGAAAAGAGTTCCATTTGCAACCTAAGCACAAATCTTCCAGAGGAAGACCTCAACCTATTTTTAACGAAGGTGACACTATAGTGATGAAGATCAAACGTGAGAATCTCGTTCAAGGGGTTGGACATCAAAATGGTGAAGCTGCTGCAGCGCCTAAGAAAACAGAGGTGACAGAGAAACACAAGCGTAGCAGCACCAAAACAGAAGATAAGTTAGTTCTTGGCTTTAAGCAAGAAAGTTTCTTCAAAGGCTACAAACATGAGGATGGTGAAGAGCATGCGCCTCAGAAAGTAGAAGATAACCTCTCAATGCCTCCAAAGCCAAGGTCGAAAAGAACACCATCTATAGATTCAGTCCGTAGACATCGCAGCGATCACGAGAGGAGAGAAAACACAGTTCCTGTGCGAGAGGGCACAGAAAAAAATTCACCTGCTGGTAACATCAAGGGTGGTGGAGATGGATATGATCCAgcaaggaagtttgaggagcGAGAAACAGAGAGAATGATGAAGTCCCTTCCCCCACCTCCGTATGTTAAACCGAATGGTAAAGCAAAGATTGAAAAACCTGAAGCTTCAGCTTATCCAAAGGCTCGGTTTGATGGTGAAGAAGGAAAGTGTCCAGACACTGATAAAAAGGTTTCTGAAGCAGGTCAGCATCAAGTGAATGACAGAGATGATCAATCTCTGAAGCGGCGATCTAGTAGAAGAAAACACATTGTACAAACGGGTGATGGAGATGATACAAgaagcagcagaagaagggaACACTCAAGGAAAGGCCTTCAAGTCTTAGTAGATGAAGATGAGAAGGACAGTGAGGAAAAGATGATGGATAAACTTCTGATGCATTACAGTAAAAAGCCTTCAAGTTATGAAGAATCTAAAAGCAGACGTTCACATCATAGAAAAGCAGAAGGTGAAGAGATtcatcatcccgctcggtcactcAGTCTCCCCAGTGAACAATTTGCCGGACCATCTGAACCCGCAAAGACGTTTGCTCGTGCCGCCTCGTTTCAGCCAGAACGTAGTGAAGCTAAGCACGTTCACCCCAAGTTACCTGACTATGAGGATTTGGCTGCCAGATTTGCAGAGCTAAAAGGAAGGTAA
- the BNAC01G06160D gene encoding uncharacterized protein BNAC01G06160D has protein sequence MILRSASSLDLNIRAAQKSPAPRCANGARVATTARPVSASRRGCKSMPRASSDGNLHEKRAIQSRAKTPSVNHDDASSSRVLERSRLHQGGSNGGFGGRGGDGGDGGAGGHGGGGGGGGSVDGYYEEMIQRYPGDALLLANYARFLKEVKGDERKAEEYCERAMLSEDGRDGEMLSMYGDLIWINHGDGARAQSYFDQAVQSSPDDCHVLASYARFLWDTEEEGEEEEEEEESKYENGFSTYNPSVSVMS, from the exons ATGATCCTGAGAAGCGCGTCGTCACTGGACCTTAACATACGCGCTGCCCAAAAATCCCCAGCTCCACGGTGTGCAAACGGAGCTCGCGTGGCAACGACGGCTCGTCCCGTCTCCGCTTCTCGCCGAGGATGTAAGTCGATGCCCAGAGCTTCTTCAGATGGAAACCTCCACGAGAAGAGAGCGATACAGAGCAGAGCCAAAACGCCCAGCGTCAACCACGACGACGCGTCGTCTTCCAGGGTCTTGGAGAGATCAAGGCTCCACCAAGGAGGTTCTAACGGTGGATTTGGCGGTAGAGGTGGAGACGGTGGAGACGGTGGTGCCGGAGGTCACGGCGGAGGGGGAGGTGGAGGTGGGAGCGTTGATGGTTACTACGAAGAGATGATACAGCGTTATCCTGGAGATGCTCTTCTTCTCGCTAACTACGCTCGTTTCCTCAAAGAG GTGAAGGGTGATGAGAGAAAAGCAGAGGAGTACTGTGAGAGAGCGATGTTGTCTGAGGATGGGAGAGATGGTGAGATGCTGTCTATGTATGGAGATTTAATATGGATAAATCATGGAGACGGTGCTCGTGCTCAGTCTTACTTTGATCAAGCTGTTCAATCTTCTCCTGATGACTG TCATGTTCTTGCCTCATATGCTCGGTTTTTATGGGatactgaagaagaaggagaagaagaggaagaggaggaagaaagtAAATATGAGAATGGTTTCTCTACCTATAACCCATCTGTGTCAGTCATGTCCTGA
- the LOC106401069 gene encoding protein WVD2-like 5 isoform X2 — MDPESVMAADGTDSALANGGVAVEDVGVDSGETLDTTSDSQNENSGDSSNLDAVEQPKETAAEVTQGVNVEDQEHVKGEKKLKHEKLSGGKSVPSVHIKKKKEKKDATVKVAASNGSVTSVAPKAPTTKSLKSTSLNGRAAHVTEHGKQDSAPAESATGDKVKPKPQKKQTHETSEDDTQSSNPKADDGKPRKVGALPNYGFSFKCDQRAEKRREFYVKLEEKTHAKEEEINNMQAKSKETEEAELRKLRKSLNFKATPMPSFSQPPKTELKKIPPTRPKSPKLGRKKTDSEETQTPRIGRLSLDEKTSRDHPAAKGTVATVDPKKQPLRKSLPRLPSQKTALPVATTSAKVKPERKKLEKEAETQNQSSTPIEEVTQVTASPKADGEEDSADKVVSPRVDEDRAETIEISEAVAVEHKELCIN, encoded by the exons ATGGATCCGGAAAGTGTCATGGCTGCTGATGGGACGGACTCTGCTCTTGCAAATGGTGGTGTAGCAGTGGAAGATGTTGGTGTTGATTCTGGCGAGACGTTGGATACTACTTCGGATAGTCAGAATGAGAATTCAGGAGATAGTTCCAATTTGGATGCAGTTGAACAGCCCAAAGAGACAGCAGCTGAG GTCACACAAGGTGTAAATGTAGAAGATCAAGAGCATGTTAAAGGCGAAAAGAAGCTTAAGCATGAGAAACTCTCAGGTGGTAAGAGTGTTCCATCGGTACAtatcaaaaagaagaaagagaaaaaagatgCAACTGTTAAAGTGGCAGCATCAAATGGTTCTGTAACTTCTGTTGCTCCTAAAGCACCTACAACAAAGTCTCTAAAAAGCACATCACTCAATGGCAGAGCGGCTCACGTCACGGAG CATGGAAAGCAAGACTCTGCACCAGCTGAAAGCGCCACCGG GGACAAGGTGAAACCAAAGcctcaaaagaaacaaaccCATGAGACATCTGAAGATGATACTCAGTCTTCTAA CCCCAAGGCAGACGATGGCAAACCTCGTAAAGTTGGTGCACTTCCAAATTATGGATTCAGTTTCAAATGTGACCAACGGgctgagaagagaagagag TTCTATGTTAAGCTTGAGGAAAAAACTCATGCGAAAGAAGAGGAGATTAACAACATGCAAGCCAAGTCCAAG GAAACAGAAGAAGCTGAGCTTAGGAAGCTGAGGAAGAGCTTGAACTTCAAAGCCACACCCATGCCTAGCTTTTCTCAGCCCCCTAAAACAGAGTTAAAGAAG ATACCACCAACAAGGCCCAAATCTCCGAAACTCGGGAGAAAGAAGACTGATTCTGAAGAAACTCAAACCCCTCGCATCGGTAGGTTGAGCCTAGATGAGAAAACCTCTAGAGATCACCCAGCTGCTAAGGGAACTGTGGCAACAGTTGATCCCAAGAAGCAACCATTGCGCAAGTCACTTCCAAGATTGCCATCTCAGAAAACAGCTCTCCCCGTTGCCACAACCTCAGCAAAGGTGAAACCTGAAAGAAAGAAACTTGAAAAAGAAGCAGAAACCCAAAACCAGTCATCAACTCCCATAGAAGAGGTAACACAAGTGACTGCGTCACCCAAAGCTGATGGAGAAGAAGACTCGGCGGATAAGGTTGTATCTCCAAGGGTGGATGAAGACAGAGCCGAGACCATTGAGATATCTGAAGCGGTTGCTGTTGAGCATAAAGAGCTCTGCATTAATTAA
- the LOC106401069 gene encoding protein WVD2-like 5 isoform X1 has translation MDPESVMAADGTDSALANGGVAVEDVGVDSGETLDTTSDSQNENSGDSSNLDAVEQPKETAAEVTQGVNVEDQEHVKGEKKLKHEKLSGGKSVPSVHIKKKKEKKDATVKVAASNGSVTSVAPKAPTTKSLKSTSLNGRAAHVTEHGKQDSAPAESATGDKVKPKPQKKQTHETSEDDTQSSNSPKADDGKPRKVGALPNYGFSFKCDQRAEKRREFYVKLEEKTHAKEEEINNMQAKSKETEEAELRKLRKSLNFKATPMPSFSQPPKTELKKIPPTRPKSPKLGRKKTDSEETQTPRIGRLSLDEKTSRDHPAAKGTVATVDPKKQPLRKSLPRLPSQKTALPVATTSAKVKPERKKLEKEAETQNQSSTPIEEVTQVTASPKADGEEDSADKVVSPRVDEDRAETIEISEAVAVEHKELCIN, from the exons ATGGATCCGGAAAGTGTCATGGCTGCTGATGGGACGGACTCTGCTCTTGCAAATGGTGGTGTAGCAGTGGAAGATGTTGGTGTTGATTCTGGCGAGACGTTGGATACTACTTCGGATAGTCAGAATGAGAATTCAGGAGATAGTTCCAATTTGGATGCAGTTGAACAGCCCAAAGAGACAGCAGCTGAG GTCACACAAGGTGTAAATGTAGAAGATCAAGAGCATGTTAAAGGCGAAAAGAAGCTTAAGCATGAGAAACTCTCAGGTGGTAAGAGTGTTCCATCGGTACAtatcaaaaagaagaaagagaaaaaagatgCAACTGTTAAAGTGGCAGCATCAAATGGTTCTGTAACTTCTGTTGCTCCTAAAGCACCTACAACAAAGTCTCTAAAAAGCACATCACTCAATGGCAGAGCGGCTCACGTCACGGAG CATGGAAAGCAAGACTCTGCACCAGCTGAAAGCGCCACCGG GGACAAGGTGAAACCAAAGcctcaaaagaaacaaaccCATGAGACATCTGAAGATGATACTCAGTCTTCTAA TAGCCCCAAGGCAGACGATGGCAAACCTCGTAAAGTTGGTGCACTTCCAAATTATGGATTCAGTTTCAAATGTGACCAACGGgctgagaagagaagagag TTCTATGTTAAGCTTGAGGAAAAAACTCATGCGAAAGAAGAGGAGATTAACAACATGCAAGCCAAGTCCAAG GAAACAGAAGAAGCTGAGCTTAGGAAGCTGAGGAAGAGCTTGAACTTCAAAGCCACACCCATGCCTAGCTTTTCTCAGCCCCCTAAAACAGAGTTAAAGAAG ATACCACCAACAAGGCCCAAATCTCCGAAACTCGGGAGAAAGAAGACTGATTCTGAAGAAACTCAAACCCCTCGCATCGGTAGGTTGAGCCTAGATGAGAAAACCTCTAGAGATCACCCAGCTGCTAAGGGAACTGTGGCAACAGTTGATCCCAAGAAGCAACCATTGCGCAAGTCACTTCCAAGATTGCCATCTCAGAAAACAGCTCTCCCCGTTGCCACAACCTCAGCAAAGGTGAAACCTGAAAGAAAGAAACTTGAAAAAGAAGCAGAAACCCAAAACCAGTCATCAACTCCCATAGAAGAGGTAACACAAGTGACTGCGTCACCCAAAGCTGATGGAGAAGAAGACTCGGCGGATAAGGTTGTATCTCCAAGGGTGGATGAAGACAGAGCCGAGACCATTGAGATATCTGAAGCGGTTGCTGTTGAGCATAAAGAGCTCTGCATTAATTAA